The following is a genomic window from Thermoplasmata archaeon.
GAGGCTCACAAGCCTCAGGATGAACGCGAGCCAGATCATACCGAGTCCAAGCACGTTCACGAACCAGACGTTGCGCCGCGAGAGCATGTTCTCCGGAGACATGGGCTGGTAGTACATCCCGGCGGACGACTGCGGCGGCATCATCGGGCCAGATCCTTGGGGTGGAGCTGCCATGGTACACCTTGGCCGCGCCATCGGCTCAGGTTATAAAAATACTCTCCGGAGCATATTTAAGAGAGGATATAAAGGGGGAGCGCGCGCGGCCCGCTGAGGCGCCGTCCGCGGCCTACGCGGGCGGCGCGGGGCGGCTCAGGTTCGTCGGCTTCTCGAGGTACCGGTTGAAGGCGATCACGGCGATCGAGTTCCCGTACTCGGACATCTCCACGATGCCGTTCAGCACGGTGCGCAGGGGAATGATGATCTTCGTGTCGTCGTAGTCCTTGAGCATCATCCGGATCAGGTCGTGCTCGCGTTTCACGATGGCTTCCTGGAGGCGGATCGCGTCGTTCGCCTGCTTGATGTCCCGGGACAGGAGCCCGCCGATCGCCTTGCTGTAGATCTCCGTCACGGCCTCCGAGAGCTCCTTGAGCTGCTTCGCGAACGAGGGGCTGATCTCCGTCTTCATGTCCAGGAGGGTGATCACGTTCCGCGCGATCGTCTCGCAGTAGTCCGCGACGGTCTCGAGGTCCCGGGCGATCACCCGGTAGCCGGCGATCTCGAGGCGCGAGCGCATGCCCAGCAGCTCCACGAGGGCTTCGTCCACCTGGGCGCTCAGGACCAGGCGCAGGATGAGCCAGTACATCATGTCCGCGTCGTCCTCGCGCTTGATCGCGTCCTCCGCGAGGCGGCGGTCGCCCGTGACGAGGGCCTCGATGGCCTCCTCGAGCATCGTGGCGCCCAGGTTGTACAGGCGCTTGACCAGCGCGTCGAGCGGGTAGTTCGCGGGGTCGAGGGCGCACTGGAGGGTGATCTTGCTCGACATCTCTTCGATGATCCCGAGGCCCATGAGCTTCTTCGAGGTCTTCCGGACCTCCTCGATGTGCTCGCTCCGAAGCCGCGTGGACGAGCGGACGATGATCTTCTGCCGTCCGAGGACGTAGTTCCCGACGATGATCCGCTCCAGGAGACCCGGCTCGTCGCACAGGTCCGCGTCGATCACGTACGTCTCCCACTTCCGCTTGCGCTCCTCCATCGCGGGACCGGGCAGGATCCGGAGGGAGTCGCCCTCCTCCACGATGA
Proteins encoded in this region:
- a CDS encoding phosphate uptake regulator PhoU, encoding MESRKIQKVGAATLTISLPKDWVTQRNLKKGDQVFIVEEGDSLRILPGPAMEERKRKWETYVIDADLCDEPGLLERIIVGNYVLGRQKIIVRSSTRLRSEHIEEVRKTSKKLMGLGIIEEMSSKITLQCALDPANYPLDALVKRLYNLGATMLEEAIEALVTGDRRLAEDAIKREDDADMMYWLILRLVLSAQVDEALVELLGMRSRLEIAGYRVIARDLETVADYCETIARNVITLLDMKTEISPSFAKQLKELSEAVTEIYSKAIGGLLSRDIKQANDAIRLQEAIVKREHDLIRMMLKDYDDTKIIIPLRTVLNGIVEMSEYGNSIAVIAFNRYLEKPTNLSRPAPPA